The genomic region GATCAACAACAGGACCGTCGGAATCAGGACTTGAACCGTGATCTTGTAAAAGGGGTATGTGGTCGCAATAAAATCAAACATCTCCTGCAGATTGGGCGCCGCCCAAATGGCCATGACTACGATGAGAAATCCGGTGGGAAGTACCACTGGACGAGGATCGGAGAGATTCAACCACTGAGACAGCCCGATAACCACTGCATAATAAAACACCGTGACTTTGACGAACATTCCCATGACCCAGATGGCTGTCAGAATTGACTCCACATGTTCGATAAAACCAGCAACACTGATATAACGACCAGCTTCTAACACGGGGAAGATAAAATTCTCCGTCAATTTTCCAAACACAAGATAAGTTGCCAGACTGACCGCCTCCAGGGTGACGATAACAGCCACCACCGATACCATCCCCCACTTTATTTCGTTTTTTCGATCACTGACACAAGGCAGTAAAAAAGTCATGAGAAAATATTCACTTAACCAACCTTGCGGAGGGATCGATCCCAACAAGGAAGGCTTTATCCCCTTCTCCATGAAAGGAAGCAAATGATTTAGATCCATCTCCGGGAGCAACAGGAGAGTGATGATCATCACCAGTAGAACGAGAAACGGCACGAAAATCTGAGCCGCTCTCCCCATCACTTCCACACCGCCGCGAACGGCGTAGGCGGACACCAATACCATACTCCCCAACACCACGAACAGCGGCGTTCGGATCAAAAAAACACTGATGATAAACGAGCCATACTGTCTGAGCACAATCCCGCTGACATGCAAGTAAAACAACAGGAAGAGCAATCCTAGTATTTTTCCCGGCACTTTCCCGAGAATGCGCTCACTGTACTGGAACACAGTACATTCCGGATACAGACGGTTTAATGCCACTGTCACGAACACGGTGAAAAACCCCATCACGGAAGCCCAAATCGGGGAAAGCCACATGTCCTGCTGGGCGTATTTGCTTATTACGGCGGGAACGAACAAAATTTCAGTCGCCACGATGGTCTTATACATCATCACACCCATTTGTAAAGCAGA from Polycladomyces subterraneus harbors:
- a CDS encoding GerAB/ArcD/ProY family transporter → MNSLLEKGKISALQMGVMMYKTIVATEILFVPAVISKYAQQDMWLSPIWASVMGFFTVFVTVALNRLYPECTVFQYSERILGKVPGKILGLLFLLFYLHVSGIVLRQYGSFIISVFLIRTPLFVVLGSMVLVSAYAVRGGVEVMGRAAQIFVPFLVLLVMIITLLLLPEMDLNHLLPFMEKGIKPSLLGSIPPQGWLSEYFLMTFLLPCVSDRKNEIKWGMVSVVAVIVTLEAVSLATYLVFGKLTENFIFPVLEAGRYISVAGFIEHVESILTAIWVMGMFVKVTVFYYAVVIGLSQWLNLSDPRPVVLPTGFLIVVMAIWAAPNLQEMFDFIATTYPFYKITVQVLIPTVLLLIALLRKNLRQVAEGKG